In bacterium, the DNA window AATGTATCTCATGAACTTAAGACGCCGCTGACATCCATAAAAGGCTATGTGGAAACGCTTGAGGATGACCCTTCCGAGGAAAACCTTAAATATCTGGGTGTCATCGGAAGAAATACCGAAAGGCTTATAAATATTGTAAAAGACCTGCTTGTTCTTGCCGAACTTGAGGAAGGGAAAGAAAAATTTGAGTTCAAAAAGGTAAACATTACCGAGCTGGCCGAAAGCCTGGTAAAGCTGTTTGAGCCGAAAGCGAAAGCCAAAAACATAGAATTTAAGGTTCAAATACCGGCTAAAAAGATAATTCTGACGGCCGATTCCTTTAAAATAGAGCAGATGCTGATAAACCTTATGGATAATGCCGTTAAGTACACTGATGAAGGTTCTGTGACGGTTGCGCTTCATGAAGACGGCCGGAACGCGTATATTGAAATCAAGGACACCGGAGTCGGGATAAAAGAAGATGATATCCAGAGGATATTCGAGAGATTTTACGTGGTCGACAAGTCCCGCTCCAGGACGCTGGGAGGGACCGGCCTCGGGCTCTCCATAGTCAAGCATATCGTCCTGCAGCATAACGGCGATATAAAAGTTTCAAGCGAGCCTTCGAAAGGGACTGTATTCACTGTTGTTTTGCCTTATAACCCCGCATAACCTGCTGTCCCGGATTTTCTGCTATCGCAGAAAATTAACCAAAAATTAACAAATCATTTATACCCGCTTAATTATCTCCGTGTAAAAATACGGGTGTGTTCTTTAATGCATTTTTCTTTTCAGGGGAAAATGGGCGAAAAGGAGGTGTTGAAAATGAACAGCCCGGCTCTGTTGGGAAAAATGTTCATACGAATAGACGCGCCGAGAAAGAGCGAACGTAACATTGTGGAAAAACCGTGTTTTTACTTAAAGGGAGATAAATAAAAAATGAAAAATCTGTTATATATAGTTGCCTTTATGCTTGCTGTTTTAGCCGGAGCGGCGGCAGTTAAAGCGGGAGAGATAGATCTGCTGGTTGACAAGCTTGTAGAAAAAGGGATTCTTACAAGAGGCGAAGCCCAGCAGATAATAACCGAGACGCAGGAGGAAGTAAGAAGAGAGGTAGCTTCAATGGAAGCCCCCGGGCTTCCGAAATGGGTCCAGAAGATGAGTTTTAAGGGTGACTTACGCCTGCGTTACCAGTGGACAAAGAGAGAAACGAACCCCGGCGTTCCGCAGGTTGAAAGGAATCGCGGCAGATACAGGCTGCGCTTCGGCGTTGAGACATATGTAGTGGACAACATATCCGTGGGTTTCGGTATCGCCACGGGTGACGGCGATCCGCGTTCGACCAACCAGACTTTCACAAACTCGTTTGAAAAACCCAGTGTCAGATGGGATTACGCTTACGCAAAATATTCACCCGCTGACTGGATAACTTTTACAGGCGGTAAGATGCAAAATCCCCTCTGGCGGCCTACAGACCTTGTGTGGGATACGGATATTACGCCTGAAGGAGGCGCTGTTCAGTTTCAATACGGTATTTATGACAATCTTAACTTTTATATAAATTCGGGATTATTTGTTTTGGACGAATCTGCCGGAGATGAGGCGGATCCGCTTCTTTACGCTATACAGCCGGGATTCAAGTGGAAACCCATGGATAAGGTCGCATGGAATACCGCAGGAGTATTTTACGGGACATCTGGTGTAAAAGGAAAGATACTTAATTATTCGGCCGGAACGAACAAGAGAAGGCCTAACGGGGGCGCCGGCGGGCTTGCGTATGATTATGATACCATTGGCGTAAGTTCGGAAATCGCTTTTGAAAACCTGTTTGACCTTAATTTGCCCCGCCTTGCGTTTATAGGGGAATATTACAATAACATAGATGTTTCAGATGAAGATTACGCGTGGATTATAGGAGCAAAAATAGGAGCTGCGAAAGTCGGGAAAAAAGGGCAGTGGCAGGCAAAGTATCTTTACAGGTGGCTTTGCCAGGATGCGGTGCTTGATATTCTTCCCGATTCCGACGCATACGGCGGAGCTACGGGCGTAAGAGGACATGAAGTCGCGCTGGAATATGCCCTTTTGGATAATGTAATTATGGGATTGGACTATTATCATATGGAACCTATACATAAAGTGGGCGGGCACAGGAACGCGGAAGATCTGTTCCAGGCCGATATACTGTTTAAATTCTAAAAAAATTGTTTAAAGGAGGTTTTTGATAATGAAAAAAATAATGTATATATTGGCGGGTTTGGCGCTTATGCTCTTCGCCGGTAACGCTTTTGCCGGTGTTACCATTAAAGGTTCGACGACTGTTCTGCCTATAGCGCAGGCTGCGGCGGAAGAGTTTATGGACCAGAATCCCGAAATAGATATTTCTGTCCAGGGCGGGGGTTCGGGCGTAGGAATATCGTCTTTAATTGACGGCACATGCGATATCGGGGATGCTTCAAGGGCAATTAAAGAGCAAGAACTCAAGCAGGCGGCGAACAAAGGGATAAAGCCTAAAGCCCATGTCGTCGCAATGGACGGCATAGCCGTTATTGTTAACTCCGGGAACGGCGTCGGAAACCTTAAGATTGAACAGATAAAAGATATTTACACGGGCAAGATTTCCGACTGGTCCCAGGTGGGCGGAACAGGTGGGAAAATCGTCGTTATATCCAGAGATTCTTCAAGCGGAACTTATGAAGCCTTCAACGAATTGGCATTGAAGAAGGAGAAGGTGAGAAATGACGCGCTTTTGAGCGCCTCAAATCAGGCGGTTGTCACCACTGTCGCCAAGACGCGCGGCGCAATCGGGTACGCCGGGCTCGGTTACCTGAGCGAAGAAGTTAAAGCGCTTACCGTCAACGGCATTGAATGTTCCAAAGACACGGTGCTGTCGGGGGAATATCCTCTTGCAAGGCCTCTGTTTATGTACACAAACGGGAAACCTTCGGGCGATGTGAAAAGTTTTATTGATTTTGTCCTTAGCGCCGAAGGCCAGATTATTGTGGAAGAACAGGGTTTTGTCGGATTAAAATAAAGTTAACCTCCATAAGTTGCCCGGGGCCTTTCGCAAGGCTCCGGGCAACGGTTGTTGTAACGGGGCATGTATGTTAAAAGAAAAAATATATAAATCGGTATTCCTAGTGCTGGCATTTGCCTCTCTGCTTTTTCTAGTAGGCATTATGGTGGTGCTTTTCTTAAACGGCCTTCCTATTTTTAAAGAGACAGGCGTTTTCAATTTCCTGTTTGGCAGAGACTGGTATCCTACCTATGAGCCGCCCGAATTCGGTATCCTGCCGCTGGCGCTCGCATCCCTGATGGTGACTTTCGGGGCGCTGCTGGTATGTGTGCCGCTGGGCGTGGGAAGCGCGTTGTATCTGAACGAACTTGCCGGCCACAGGCAGAAGGCAATACTCAAACCAATTATAGAAATACTTGCGGGCATTCCTTCTATTGTTTTCGGGTTTTTCGGAATGCTCATTGTGGCTCCGCTTGTCCAGAGGATTTTTAACCTTCCCGTGGGGCTTACGGCTTTTACGGGCAGTATTATTTTAGGTATTATGGCTGTTCCGACGGTCTGCAGTATATCGGAAGACGCGTTGAGTTATGTGCCGAAAAGTTTCCGCGAGGCGTCTCTTGCCCTCGGGGCGAACAGGTGGCAGACACTTATCAAAGTCGTTATTCCCGCGGCCGGTTCGGGCATATCAACGGGAATAATTCTGGGTATGAGCAGGGCTGTCGGCGAGACGATGACTGTCCTGATGGTAACGGGCGGCGCGGCGGTAATGCCTAAATCTTTCTTTATCCCGGTTAGGCCGATGACGTCCACTATAGCGGCGGAGATGGGAGAAGCCGTTGTGGGAAGTTCTCATTTTCACGCGCTTTTCGGCATAGGGCTGGTGCTGTTTGTGATAACTCTTATATTCAATATAATCGCAGAGATGATAAGCAGAAGGTTCCGCGTCAAACTCGGGCTTGGAAGATGAAAAAACTGACCGAAAAATTAGGTTTCGCGTTTTTATTTGTGTGTATGATAATATCCCTGTTTTTTTTAGGGAGCATACTATATTTTATAATCTCACGCGGGTTCAGCGTTATAAGCTGGGAGTTCCTTACACAGGTCCCCAAAAAAGCTATGACGGCCGGAGGTGTCGCCCCGGCTATAGTGGGCACGTTTTATCTTACGCTGGGCTCTATACTTTTTGCCCTGCCTCTCGGCCTGGCGTGCGCTATTTATCTTTGCGAATACAGCCCGAAGAGTTATGTGGTGAACATAATAAGGATGAGCATAAATAACCTCGCGGGTGTTCCGTCCGTAGTGTTCGGGCTTTTTGGCCTGGCTGTGTTTGTAAAATTTTTTAATTTCGGCGTATCTATGCTGTCCGGCGCCCTGACTCTCGGCATAATGATATTGCCGAACATAATATCCGCGTCCCAGGAAGCTCTGCTCGCGGTTCCCCAGTCATACCGCGAGGCTTCTCTCGCGCTGGGGGCCACGCACTGGCAGACTATTAAAAAAGTGGTTCTGCCCACTGCTATGCCGGGTATCCTTACCGGCGTCATCCTGGGCATAGGGAGAGTGGCCGGAGAAACCGCGCCGATACTTTTTACGGCGGCCACATTTTACACCAGGGGTTTCCCGAAATCCGTTTTTTCCGAGGTGATGGCTTTGCCTTACCATATATATGCCCTGATGACCGAGGGGACCCATCCCGAAAAACAAACACAGATAGCTTACGGCTGCGCGCTTATACTGCTGGCGCTTGTGCTTTTGATATCTTCAGTCGCGATAGTAATAAGACAAAGACAGAGGAAATATTATGGATAAAAACGGCATAAGGATGAAGTGCGAAAAGGTTAATTTTTACTACGGTAAAAAACTGGCTCTGGACGGTATTAACCTGGATATATTTAAGAACAGTGTTACCGCCATCATAGGTCCGTCGGGCTGCGGGAAATCAACGTTGATACGGCTTTATAACAGGATGAACGACCTCATTCCCAGGACAAGACTCGAGGGAAAAATATTCCTTGATGATAAGGATATATACGATATCGGGTCGGATGTGGTCGAAATAAGAAGGAAAGTCGGGATGGTTTTCCAGAAACCGAACCCTTTTCCCAAAACGATTTTCGAAAATATAAGTTACGGGCTTGAGGTGAACGGGGAGAGAGATAAGACGTTTATAAACGACAGGGTCATTTCATCCCTGAAAAAGGCGGCGCTGTGGGGCGAGGTGAAAGACAGGCTTCACGACAGCGCGCTTCAGCTTTCCGGCGGCCAGCAGCAGCGCCTTTGCATAGCCCGCTGCCTTGCGGTTGAGCCGGAAGTCATACTTTTTGACGAGCCGTGCGCCAGCCTGGACCCGATTTCCACCCAAAAAATAGAAGAACTGATACTGGAACTGAAAAAAACATATACGATAATAATCGTTACGCACAATATGCAGCAGGCGGCCAGGGTTTCGGATTTCACCGCTTTCCTGTATATCGGGAAACTTGTTGAGTTCGGGACTACCGAGAAAGTCTTTACGGTGCCAAAAGAAAAATTGACGGAGGAATACCTGACAGGCAAATTCGGATAATACTTCCGCCTGTGTTAGGGTATAATTTTAAAAGGAGGAAATATGTTAGAGGAAAAACTGACAGCCCTGAAGAAAGAGCTGATAGAGTACGCGAATTTCGTGCAGAATATGTTCGATAAAAGCATCAAAGGCCTTCAGAAAAAAGATGAGGCCTCTCTTCAGGACATAATAAGCAAAGATGAACCCAGGGCGAACAGGGAAGAGATACAGCTTGATAAACTGTGCACTGTCCTGATAGCCCAGTATGAGCCGCGCGCGAGCGATCTCAGGACGGTCCTTATGATATTAAAGATAAACAATGACCTTGAAAGAATGGCCGACCACGTGATAAACATAACGGAAAGCAGCCTTTTCCTGATTGAGCGCCCGTCAATGGGGATACTCGATGATGTCATAACAATGAGCGGGCTTACAGGCAAAATGCTCAAGAACAGCGTTGATTCTTTTGTAAGTAAGGATGTGGAAAAGGCGAGGCTGGTCTGCCGGACCGATAAACAGGTCAACGAACTCAGGGACAGGATAGTGGAAAAACTCATTTCCCTTATGAGCGCCGATTCTCACAATATCGAGCGCGCCCTTCACCTTATGAGGATAACGACAAACCTTGAAAGGATATCCGACCTTACGACCAACATATGCGAGGATGTCATTTTTATGGTTGAAGGCCAGGTGATAAAACACCATCACGAGCAGGGGGAGTGACGAGGGCGCGAAAGACGAAAAACGTAGGACGTAAAGAATGTAGGATGTTGGACGTGAAAAAACGTTGTTCTTTATCTTAACCTTAACCTTAACCTTAACCTTTCTACCTGTCTCTATGTTTATTATTGCTTGTAAAAGAATTGCCTATCTCATATAATCTCCATTCTTGGTAAAAATGCCCCCATCGTCTAGCGGCCTAGGATGCATGGTTCTCAGCCATGAGACCGCGGGTTCGAATCCCGCTGGGGGTGCCAGCGTTTAATAAAAAAAAGGCGGCCTTTTGGCCGTCTTTTTTTATTAAGTGTGGTATTTGCCACGCAGATTCGAACCCTTGGGTTCGTTTCGAAGCGAAGCGTAGAACAGCTGAACTTTTTGAAGAAAAGTCAGAGCCCTGAACGAAGTGAAGGGTGCCAAAGGCACCATCCCGCTGGGGGTGCCAATTTCGCCTTTGGCGAAATAGAGCAATCGAAAATAGAAAGTAGAAATCTGACAATTATTCGATTGCGGTCTAATTTCGATTTTCTATTCTCACTATTTGACCAAATCTTATGACGACTTTCCTTGTGGATTCATTTTAAAGCAAAGGGTGCTGAAAGCACCATCCCGCTGGCTTCCCTAACATCCTGTCAATGAGCATAATAGATGAATTTATACTTGTAATATATGATTTTTGGGCGTATATTTGTCTCTGCAATGTGTTAGGGAAATCTGTATATGTTATTGTGCTATTGATTTTCAGGAAAAGACCCCTTTCGTCTATTATGTTATTACAGTCAAAAGACGAATTGAGTCAGCGGGTTTCCTGTACAAATACTGGGATGAAAACTAAACTTTTTTTAAGAAAAGATTTCAATAATATAAAAAACGACGTTCGTATATTAATTG includes these proteins:
- a CDS encoding putative porin, producing MKNLLYIVAFMLAVLAGAAAVKAGEIDLLVDKLVEKGILTRGEAQQIITETQEEVRREVASMEAPGLPKWVQKMSFKGDLRLRYQWTKRETNPGVPQVERNRGRYRLRFGVETYVVDNISVGFGIATGDGDPRSTNQTFTNSFEKPSVRWDYAYAKYSPADWITFTGGKMQNPLWRPTDLVWDTDITPEGGAVQFQYGIYDNLNFYINSGLFVLDESAGDEADPLLYAIQPGFKWKPMDKVAWNTAGVFYGTSGVKGKILNYSAGTNKRRPNGGAGGLAYDYDTIGVSSEIAFENLFDLNLPRLAFIGEYYNNIDVSDEDYAWIIGAKIGAAKVGKKGQWQAKYLYRWLCQDAVLDILPDSDAYGGATGVRGHEVALEYALLDNVIMGLDYYHMEPIHKVGGHRNAEDLFQADILFKF
- a CDS encoding phosphate ABC transporter substrate-binding protein, with translation MKKIMYILAGLALMLFAGNAFAGVTIKGSTTVLPIAQAAAEEFMDQNPEIDISVQGGGSGVGISSLIDGTCDIGDASRAIKEQELKQAANKGIKPKAHVVAMDGIAVIVNSGNGVGNLKIEQIKDIYTGKISDWSQVGGTGGKIVVISRDSSSGTYEAFNELALKKEKVRNDALLSASNQAVVTTVAKTRGAIGYAGLGYLSEEVKALTVNGIECSKDTVLSGEYPLARPLFMYTNGKPSGDVKSFIDFVLSAEGQIIVEEQGFVGLK
- the pstC gene encoding phosphate ABC transporter permease subunit PstC; its protein translation is MLKEKIYKSVFLVLAFASLLFLVGIMVVLFLNGLPIFKETGVFNFLFGRDWYPTYEPPEFGILPLALASLMVTFGALLVCVPLGVGSALYLNELAGHRQKAILKPIIEILAGIPSIVFGFFGMLIVAPLVQRIFNLPVGLTAFTGSIILGIMAVPTVCSISEDALSYVPKSFREASLALGANRWQTLIKVVIPAAGSGISTGIILGMSRAVGETMTVLMVTGGAAVMPKSFFIPVRPMTSTIAAEMGEAVVGSSHFHALFGIGLVLFVITLIFNIIAEMISRRFRVKLGLGR
- the pstA gene encoding phosphate ABC transporter permease PstA is translated as MKKLTEKLGFAFLFVCMIISLFFLGSILYFIISRGFSVISWEFLTQVPKKAMTAGGVAPAIVGTFYLTLGSILFALPLGLACAIYLCEYSPKSYVVNIIRMSINNLAGVPSVVFGLFGLAVFVKFFNFGVSMLSGALTLGIMILPNIISASQEALLAVPQSYREASLALGATHWQTIKKVVLPTAMPGILTGVILGIGRVAGETAPILFTAATFYTRGFPKSVFSEVMALPYHIYALMTEGTHPEKQTQIAYGCALILLALVLLISSVAIVIRQRQRKYYG
- the pstB gene encoding phosphate ABC transporter ATP-binding protein PstB — encoded protein: MDKNGIRMKCEKVNFYYGKKLALDGINLDIFKNSVTAIIGPSGCGKSTLIRLYNRMNDLIPRTRLEGKIFLDDKDIYDIGSDVVEIRRKVGMVFQKPNPFPKTIFENISYGLEVNGERDKTFINDRVISSLKKAALWGEVKDRLHDSALQLSGGQQQRLCIARCLAVEPEVILFDEPCASLDPISTQKIEELILELKKTYTIIIVTHNMQQAARVSDFTAFLYIGKLVEFGTTEKVFTVPKEKLTEEYLTGKFG
- the phoU gene encoding phosphate signaling complex protein PhoU, which produces MLEEKLTALKKELIEYANFVQNMFDKSIKGLQKKDEASLQDIISKDEPRANREEIQLDKLCTVLIAQYEPRASDLRTVLMILKINNDLERMADHVINITESSLFLIERPSMGILDDVITMSGLTGKMLKNSVDSFVSKDVEKARLVCRTDKQVNELRDRIVEKLISLMSADSHNIERALHLMRITTNLERISDLTTNICEDVIFMVEGQVIKHHHEQGE